A region from the Lolium perenne isolate Kyuss_39 chromosome 4, Kyuss_2.0, whole genome shotgun sequence genome encodes:
- the LOC127296918 gene encoding F-box/kelch-repeat protein At5g60570, producing the protein MMLEDQSCLVPRSLPAACCDPDSDWAYHEIPVLTGKRPAPEDDFQDVDDDADGGGKRSKSPSPQPHTPDITEGHGSSRHVSSAAAAAGDQQQQGSGTNLIGEIGRDLSINCLLRLSRSDYGSVASLNRDFHALVSQGEIYRLRRQTGVAEHWVYFSCNVLEWDAYDPYRQRWIQVPKMPPDECFMCSDKESLAVGTQLLVFGMAHIVFRYSILTNSWTRAGAMNSPRCLFGSTSVGEKAYVAGGTDASGKILSSAEMYDSETYVWTPLPSMHRERKMCSGVFMDGKFYVIGGVTHNNKVLTCGEEYDLKRQSWRVIENMSEGLNGVTGAPPLIAVVNNELYAADYSEKDVKKYDKLNNKWITLGKLPERSVSMNGWGLAFRACGDRLIVIGGPRTSIGGMIELNSWVPDQQPPIWNLVARRPSGNFVYNCAVMGC; encoded by the coding sequence ATGATGCTGGAAGACCAATCCTGCCTCGTCCCGCGCTCCCTGCCGGCCGCCTGCTGCGACCCGGACTCCGACTGGGCCTACCACgaaatccccgtcctcaccggcaAGCGCCCGGCGCCGGAGGACGACTTCCAAGACGTGGACGACGACGCGGACGGCGGCGGGAAGCGCAGCAAGTCGCCCTCCCCGCAGCCGCACACGCCCGACATCACCgagggccacggctccagccgccacgtctcctccgccgccgccgccgccggagaccagCAGCAGCAGGGCTCCGGGACCAATCTCATCGGCGAGATTGGCCGGGACCTCTCCATCAACTGCCTCCTCCGCCTCTCCAGGTCCGACTACGGCTCCGTCGCCTCCCTCAACCGCGACTTCCACGCCCTCGTCAGCCAAGGGGAGATCTACCGCCTCAGGCGCCAGACCGGGGTCGCCGAGCATTGGGTCTACTTCTCCTGCAACGTGCTCGAGTGGGACGCCTACGACCCCTACCGCCAGCGCTGGATCCAGGTGCCCAAGATGCCGCCCGACGAGTGCTTCATGTGCTCCGACAAGGAGTCACTCGCCGTCGGCACCCAGCTGCTCGTCTTCGGGATGGCGCACATTGTCTTCAGATATAGCATCCTCACCAATTCGTGGACCAGGGCGGGGGCCATGAACTCGCCACGCTGCCTCTTCGGATCCACCAGCGTCGGCGAGAAGGCGTACGTCGCCGGAGGCACTGACGCCTCCGGGAAGATATTGAGCTCCGCGGAGATGTATGACTCCGAGACGTATGTTTGGACGCCCCTCCCCAGCATGCACAGGGAGAGGAAGATGTGTTCAGGGGTCTTCATGGATGGCAAGTTCTATGTCATTGGCGGTGTTACCCATAACAACAAGGTGCTGACCTGCGGCGAGGAGTATGACTTGAAGCGCCAGTCCTGGAGGGTCATCGAGAACATGTCCGAGGGCCTCAACGGCGTCACAGGTGCTCCTCCGCTCATTGCCGTTGTCAACAACGAGCTATACGCGGCTGATTACAGTGAGAAGGATGTAAAGAAGTATGACAAGCTCAACAATAAGTGGATCACTCTCGGGAAGCTGCCGGAGCGGTCCGTGTCCATGAATGGCTGGGGCCTCGCTTTCAGAGCCTGCGGCGACCGCCTCATCGTCATCGGAGGTCCAAGGACCTCTATTGGTGGTATGATTGAGCTCAACTCATGGGTCCCGGATCAGCAACCGCCTATCTGGAATTTGGTTGCCAGGCGCCCATCCGGGAACTTCGTCTATAACTGCGCCGTCATGGGCTGCTGA